From the Helianthus annuus cultivar XRQ/B chromosome 17, HanXRQr2.0-SUNRISE, whole genome shotgun sequence genome, the window ATATAAAACaaactatttttttattaaatgaatACACTACATAATTGTTAGATAACAATTTGTATGGGGACTGTTATGTCATTTGTTGAAAGTGTATGAGGGGTACTTGTGTAATATGTCTATAGTGTGAGGTTTAGTTGGTAAGAGTTAGTTAGAAGATTGTTATCAACTGTATTAATAATTGGTTGTTGTAAATGAGAAGATTAACTTGGATTTCAACCTAATTTTCTCTCTTtagtcttcttcttcttcaattctAAGCCTAACAATGATAAAACATAATAATGATAATGCATCTTTTAAAATGGATacaatttgtgtccaataaagcCAAATATTCTCATGTGAAGCACTTTATCTCTTTAGTCTTTTGTTACACGTAGTGTCTTCTTGAGCCACCACCACACTCATGTATGCTTCATTATCCTTCCCTTCTTTTTTCCCTACCATTTCTCAAAATGTCACCACAACATCAATCTGCATACCTGGCCACAACAATTTCTACTCCGCCAATCTTGCAAAATCCGTTGCCCGTAGCCCACAAGTTTCAAGCACACGCTGTTGGGCGGCTAGACGACAAGTTAGATATGACGATGATGAAAATGATCAAGAATATGGACATAATGAAGAGATAGCAATTCTGGAATTTTACACTCAGGTTGCCAAAGAAGAAGCACTTTTGGTTAAAGCAGTTGTGGACGACCAACAAGTTGAGCTTCTCATCTTCAAGGTTACTTAATTACTTGATTACATTTGTACTAATTTGTTCACTTCAATTCCATCACTTATAAATCATTTCTTTTATCTTAAA encodes:
- the LOC110921150 gene encoding uncharacterized protein LOC110921150 codes for the protein MYASLSFPSFFPTISQNVTTTSICIPGHNNFYSANLAKSVARSPQVSSTRCWAARRQVRYDDDENDQEYGHNEEIAILEFYTQVAKEEALLVKAVVDDQQVELLIFKGFSSSLSSGTSFDPTRSILPARAVIQSIDRVKGPFDPSNIDYIEKDLQVDAFKTVVQKIKRVQSGHQS